In Rhizobium sp. ZPR4, a genomic segment contains:
- a CDS encoding GNAT family N-acetyltransferase, translated as MIHIRNAHEGETAVLASIGLRSWQKAMGAIGGSGELLEGASEAFENFTRNLWLTISVIELNGEAVGWAAREALDESISDFWIDPDFVRRGLGSALLARIEADVREQGLEKVSLQSHAGNTDAIAFFKARGYEIHWLSIVYSPKLDSDVPTVGLSKSLVDDSDGVYGPGI; from the coding sequence ATGATCCACATTCGCAATGCCCATGAAGGTGAAACAGCGGTCCTGGCGAGTATCGGCTTGCGCTCCTGGCAGAAAGCCATGGGCGCGATCGGCGGCAGCGGCGAACTGCTGGAGGGCGCAAGCGAGGCTTTTGAAAATTTCACCCGCAATCTCTGGCTGACGATATCAGTCATCGAGCTGAACGGCGAAGCTGTGGGATGGGCGGCGCGCGAGGCGCTCGATGAGTCGATCTCCGATTTCTGGATCGATCCGGATTTCGTAAGGCGCGGCCTCGGTTCGGCGCTTCTGGCGCGGATCGAAGCGGATGTGCGAGAGCAGGGGCTGGAGAAGGTTTCGCTGCAGAGCCACGCGGGCAATACAGATGCCATCGCCTTCTTCAAGGCGCGCGGCTATGAGATCCATTGGCTGTCGATCGTCTATTCGCCGAAGCTCGACAGCGACGTGCCGACTGTCGGGCTTTCGAAATCGCTGGTTGATGATAGCGACGGCGTCTATGGCCCGGGCATATAG
- the gatB gene encoding Asp-tRNA(Asn)/Glu-tRNA(Gln) amidotransferase subunit GatB: protein MTLVDVRTPDPKRFIPGATGDWEIVIGMEVHAQVLSNSKLFSGASTEFGKPQNSNVSLVDAAMPGMLPVINEECVKQAVRTGLGLKAQINNRSIFDRKNYFYPDLPQGYQISQFKDPIVGEGKIVISLGPDRQGQFEDIEIGIERLHLEQDAGKSLHDQHATMSYVDLNRSGVALMEIVSKPDIRSSDEAKAYMTKLRSIVRYLGTCDGNMDEGSMRADVNVSVRRPGGEFGTRCEIKNVNSIRFIGQAIEYEARRQIGILEDGGTIDQETRLFDPNKGETRSLRTKEDAHDYRYFPDPDLLPLEFDDAFVKALAEHLPELPDDKKERFVRELGLSIYDASVLVSEKAIADYFEAVAAGRDGKMAANWVINDLLGALNKTGKDIEETPVSPAQLGAIIDLIKAETISGKIAKDLFEIVLNEGGDPAEIVESRGMKQVTDTGAIEKAVDEIIAANPDQVAKAKAKPTLAGWFVGQVMKSTGGKANPQAVQALVKAKLGIEEE, encoded by the coding sequence ATGACCCTTGTCGACGTCCGCACGCCAGATCCGAAACGCTTCATTCCCGGTGCCACCGGCGATTGGGAAATCGTTATCGGCATGGAAGTCCATGCCCAGGTGTTGAGCAACTCCAAGCTCTTCTCCGGTGCCTCGACCGAGTTCGGCAAGCCGCAGAATTCCAACGTGTCGCTCGTCGATGCCGCCATGCCCGGCATGTTGCCCGTCATCAATGAGGAATGCGTCAAGCAGGCCGTGCGCACCGGTCTTGGCCTCAAGGCGCAGATCAACAATCGTTCGATCTTCGACCGCAAGAACTATTTCTATCCCGACCTGCCGCAGGGCTATCAGATTTCGCAGTTCAAGGACCCGATCGTCGGCGAAGGCAAGATCGTCATCTCCCTCGGCCCTGATCGTCAGGGCCAGTTCGAGGATATCGAGATCGGCATCGAGCGCCTGCATCTGGAACAGGACGCCGGCAAGTCGCTGCATGACCAGCACGCCACCATGTCCTATGTCGACCTGAACCGCTCCGGCGTCGCGCTGATGGAAATCGTCTCCAAGCCGGACATCCGCTCGTCCGATGAGGCGAAGGCCTACATGACGAAGCTGCGCTCGATCGTGCGCTATCTCGGCACCTGCGACGGCAACATGGATGAAGGCTCCATGCGCGCCGACGTCAACGTGTCCGTTCGTCGCCCGGGCGGCGAATTCGGCACGCGCTGCGAAATCAAGAACGTCAACTCCATTCGTTTCATCGGTCAGGCGATTGAGTACGAAGCACGTCGCCAGATCGGCATTCTGGAAGACGGCGGTACGATCGACCAGGAAACCCGCTTGTTCGATCCGAACAAGGGCGAGACGCGTTCGCTGCGCACCAAGGAAGATGCGCATGACTATCGCTATTTCCCCGATCCGGATCTGCTGCCGCTCGAATTCGACGACGCCTTTGTCAAGGCGCTTGCCGAGCATCTGCCGGAATTGCCCGACGACAAGAAGGAGCGTTTCGTCCGTGAACTCGGCCTCTCGATCTACGACGCGTCCGTGCTCGTCTCGGAAAAGGCGATCGCCGATTATTTTGAAGCCGTTGCCGCTGGTCGCGATGGCAAGATGGCGGCCAACTGGGTCATCAACGACCTCTTGGGCGCTCTGAACAAAACCGGCAAAGACATTGAAGAGACTCCGGTTTCGCCTGCTCAGCTCGGCGCGATCATCGATCTCATCAAGGCCGAAACCATCTCTGGCAAGATCGCCAAGGATCTGTTCGAAATCGTGCTCAACGAGGGCGGCGATCCCGCCGAGATCGTCGAGTCACGCGGCATGAAGCAGGTCACAGATACCGGCGCGATCGAAAAGGCTGTCGACGAGATCATCGCCGCCAACCCGGATCAGGTCGCCAAGGCCAAGGCCAAGCCGACCCTTGCCGGCTGGTTCGTCGGCCAGGTGATGAAGTCGACCGGCGGCAAGGCCAACCCGCAGGCCGTCCAGGCGCTGGTCAAGGCCAAGCTCGGCATCGAAGAGGAATAG
- a CDS encoding DUF2167 domain-containing protein, with amino-acid sequence MKNHIAIVFLAALTITTQANAKSFHDMFGAEPPAGDEGTVLKTLDFQQGAIKLPAANATLNVSNQFYYLNPQDSKKVLVELWGNPESSVGNPLGMIFPVKYPPTDPHSWGSVIDYDGSGYVSDEDAASTDYDDLLKKIQEAIKEANPEREQQGFDPITLVGWAEPPHYDKATHALHWARDLIFGKDPNAGHTLNYSVRVLGREGVTELDFVAGLDQLQEINAAIPNVINTVQYDSGKRYADFANGDKIAAYSMAGMIAAGAGVKVAAKLGLLAVVLGFFKSFGVALLALKKGLIVVLAGVVAAGRKILGLFRRKGNTDT; translated from the coding sequence GTGAAGAATCATATTGCAATTGTCTTTCTGGCTGCGTTGACGATCACAACGCAGGCCAACGCCAAATCCTTCCACGATATGTTCGGAGCAGAGCCGCCGGCGGGCGATGAAGGCACCGTGCTGAAAACGCTGGATTTCCAGCAGGGCGCGATCAAGCTTCCCGCCGCCAATGCCACGCTGAATGTTTCGAACCAGTTTTACTATCTCAATCCGCAGGATTCGAAGAAGGTGCTGGTCGAGCTCTGGGGCAACCCGGAAAGTTCGGTTGGTAATCCGCTCGGCATGATCTTCCCGGTGAAATACCCGCCGACCGACCCACATTCCTGGGGTTCCGTCATCGACTATGACGGCAGCGGTTATGTCTCCGACGAGGATGCCGCATCGACTGATTACGACGATCTGCTCAAGAAGATCCAGGAAGCAATCAAGGAAGCGAATCCCGAACGCGAACAGCAGGGTTTCGATCCGATCACGCTTGTCGGCTGGGCAGAGCCACCGCATTACGATAAGGCGACCCATGCCCTGCACTGGGCGCGTGATCTGATTTTCGGCAAGGACCCGAACGCCGGCCACACGCTGAACTATTCCGTGCGCGTGCTGGGGCGAGAGGGAGTCACCGAACTCGATTTCGTTGCCGGGCTGGATCAGCTGCAGGAAATCAATGCTGCCATCCCCAACGTCATCAACACCGTGCAGTATGACAGCGGCAAGCGCTATGCCGACTTTGCCAATGGCGACAAGATTGCGGCCTACAGCATGGCGGGGATGATCGCTGCCGGCGCAGGCGTGAAAGTTGCGGCAAAGCTCGGGCTTCTGGCGGTCGTTCTCGGCTTCTTCAAGAGTTTCGGCGTCGCGCTTCTGGCATTGAAGAAAGGCCTCATCGTCGTGCTGGCGGGTGTTGTCGCGGCCGGCCGCAAGATCCTGGGGCTGTTTCGCCGCAAGGGGAACACCGACACCTGA
- a CDS encoding DUF2155 domain-containing protein: protein MMVFTRSASLRALAVAGVALVTGIMAASTAEAARIANPVAVFSGLDKITGRITTFDVYINETVQFGALQVTPRACYSRDDTEQQKVDGFVEVDEITLDRRIRRIFTGWMFADSPGLNAVEHPIYDVWLKECKQKSDVPAPDTAGAGAK, encoded by the coding sequence ATGATGGTTTTCACGCGGAGCGCTTCTTTGCGTGCACTGGCCGTAGCCGGCGTTGCCCTCGTCACGGGCATCATGGCAGCTTCCACCGCCGAGGCTGCCCGCATTGCCAATCCGGTCGCCGTCTTCTCCGGCCTCGACAAGATCACCGGACGCATCACTACCTTCGACGTCTACATCAACGAGACCGTTCAGTTCGGCGCGCTGCAGGTGACGCCGCGTGCCTGCTATTCGCGAGACGATACCGAGCAGCAGAAGGTGGACGGTTTCGTCGAAGTCGACGAGATCACACTCGATCGCCGTATCCGCCGCATCTTCACCGGCTGGATGTTTGCCGATAGCCCTGGCCTCAACGCCGTCGAGCATCCGATTTATGACGTCTGGCTGAAAGAGTGCAAGCAGAAGTCGGACGTGCCGGCGCCGGATACCGCTGGCGCTGGCGCGAAGTAA
- a CDS encoding GNAT family N-acetyltransferase, whose product MEDVRLVIREAKESDLPSLIGLFAADTMGGHGDTTDLSAYDDYLRAFRTISASSDQTLYAAELAGEIVGTFQTIVVTSLHGRGSSAMIIESVQTRDDMRGQGIGAAMIDFCIDEAKSRDMRMVQLTSNAVRKDAHRFYERLGFKPTHLGFKMALK is encoded by the coding sequence ATGGAAGACGTCCGCCTGGTAATTCGCGAAGCGAAAGAATCCGACCTTCCTTCTCTGATCGGCCTATTCGCTGCCGACACCATGGGTGGCCACGGCGATACGACCGATCTTTCCGCCTATGACGATTATCTGCGCGCCTTTCGCACCATCTCTGCATCCTCGGACCAAACGCTCTATGCCGCCGAACTTGCTGGCGAGATTGTTGGAACCTTCCAGACGATCGTCGTCACCTCGCTGCACGGGCGGGGATCATCCGCGATGATCATCGAGTCGGTCCAGACGCGGGACGATATGCGCGGGCAGGGGATCGGGGCTGCGATGATCGATTTCTGCATCGACGAGGCAAAAAGCCGCGATATGCGCATGGTGCAGTTGACCTCGAACGCGGTGCGCAAGGATGCTCATCGGTTCTACGAGAGATTGGGTTTCAAGCCGACTCATCTGGGCTTCAAGATGGCATTGAAATGA
- a CDS encoding GNAT family N-acetyltransferase produces MFFVRTAGEQDLEKVRALLGETWHATYDRIFGPEKVNELHASWHSPASLKARLANKNSEFLVADDGRTIGGMGYAAMSKEMTKTVMLYMLYVSPRHQRQGIGRDIFAELETCFPDAEIMRLEVDPQNEPAIAFYKAHGFVEVGRSDNSGQGQSGLPTLIFEKPLAGH; encoded by the coding sequence GTGTTCTTCGTGCGCACCGCCGGCGAGCAGGATCTGGAAAAGGTCCGTGCTCTGCTGGGCGAGACCTGGCATGCGACCTACGACCGGATCTTCGGTCCGGAAAAGGTCAACGAGCTGCATGCCTCCTGGCACTCGCCGGCCTCGCTGAAGGCGCGGCTGGCGAACAAGAACTCCGAATTCCTTGTGGCCGATGACGGCCGGACGATCGGCGGCATGGGCTATGCCGCCATGTCCAAGGAGATGACGAAAACCGTCATGCTCTACATGCTCTATGTCAGCCCCCGCCATCAGCGGCAGGGCATCGGCCGCGATATCTTCGCCGAGCTGGAGACCTGCTTCCCGGACGCTGAAATCATGCGTCTCGAAGTCGACCCGCAGAACGAACCGGCGATTGCCTTCTATAAGGCCCACGGTTTCGTCGAGGTCGGCCGCTCGGACAATAGCGGGCAGGGGCAGTCGGGCTTGCCGACGCTGATATTCGAGAAGCCGCTCGCGGGCCATTAA
- a CDS encoding DUF4139 domain-containing protein, protein MLKQVTAILLLSVSSPAIALAADNGAIRSITLSSGGLAQVSRSADISSDGVIRIEVPLDQVDDILKSLVVNGSAGSVAGMSLAGPRPLQETFKGLPFSLEALSSVPSLLTSLQGGKVAVTSGGKTVEGNILGIETRKVDEKTTVPLLTVIDKDGAVETLALGEDASVRLDDPDMRAKLARAAAAIARGKNDRTRAIDIKVNGVKNSGDIGLTYVVPSPIWKTAYKVVIEGNDKARLQAWTVLENASGEDWKGIKLTLTSAEPVTLKQGLHQLYWRERQEVPVNTASNNVPDPDSGDLSNRQRLPANVEERAAPAPAKAMMGGVSRKAAGTADELERPAAPMQVAAADPATAAESDISATFELPGAYDLANGDTLSVPIMDADVEAGMVDMYRAGSAYRNPIAAVMLKNTTGVSMPAGILTLYDSKTGYIGDSQLSALPKDDTRLASFATDRKVSISEQQTPTEEIASLKVSDGVMNAVVRYRQTTTYTVSGALDGERTVIVEHPIRDGWSFSSAESFGKTATHQRLKVVVPAGTEKTLTAIDEQLQSNSYALVDTDPDMLLGWSASTQDKALTDKLANLADARKRQAAVQNDLESLDGEIEKTTGEQERIRQNLGAVPDNSDLKKRYLKALSDSEDQITAMNERRATVQAESDRRGDEVAEIIRTF, encoded by the coding sequence ATGCTCAAGCAAGTCACGGCGATCCTGCTCCTCAGCGTGTCATCTCCAGCGATTGCGCTGGCGGCCGACAATGGGGCCATTCGATCCATTACCTTGTCCTCGGGCGGTCTGGCCCAGGTGTCTCGATCGGCCGATATCAGTAGCGACGGCGTGATCCGGATCGAGGTTCCTCTTGATCAGGTCGATGACATTCTGAAGAGCCTGGTGGTCAACGGATCTGCAGGCTCTGTGGCCGGCATGTCGCTGGCGGGGCCGCGGCCGTTGCAGGAAACCTTCAAGGGCCTGCCATTCAGTCTGGAAGCGCTCTCGTCCGTACCGTCGCTTCTGACGTCGCTGCAGGGTGGCAAGGTGGCGGTCACCAGCGGCGGCAAGACCGTTGAGGGAAATATTCTTGGTATCGAGACGAGGAAGGTCGACGAGAAGACAACGGTGCCCTTGCTCACCGTTATCGACAAGGATGGCGCGGTGGAGACGCTGGCGCTCGGCGAGGATGCGTCCGTCCGGCTTGACGATCCCGACATGCGGGCAAAGCTCGCCAGGGCGGCGGCGGCCATTGCCCGTGGCAAGAATGATCGCACCCGTGCCATCGATATCAAGGTGAACGGCGTGAAGAACAGCGGCGATATCGGCCTGACTTATGTCGTCCCGTCTCCGATCTGGAAAACCGCCTACAAGGTCGTCATCGAGGGAAATGACAAGGCGCGTCTGCAGGCATGGACGGTGCTGGAAAATGCCAGCGGCGAGGACTGGAAGGGCATCAAGCTGACGCTGACCTCGGCCGAGCCGGTGACGCTGAAGCAGGGTCTGCACCAGCTCTACTGGCGCGAGCGGCAGGAGGTGCCGGTCAACACGGCATCGAACAATGTCCCCGATCCCGATAGCGGCGATCTGTCCAACCGGCAGCGCCTGCCGGCAAATGTCGAGGAACGGGCGGCACCGGCGCCTGCGAAAGCCATGATGGGCGGCGTCAGCCGAAAGGCGGCAGGCACGGCTGACGAGCTGGAAAGGCCCGCGGCGCCCATGCAAGTGGCTGCGGCCGATCCCGCCACGGCCGCCGAAAGCGATATCTCTGCCACTTTTGAGCTCCCCGGCGCCTACGATCTCGCAAATGGCGACACGCTATCCGTGCCGATCATGGATGCGGATGTGGAAGCCGGCATGGTGGATATGTATCGGGCGGGCAGTGCTTATCGTAATCCCATCGCCGCCGTGATGCTCAAGAACACCACAGGGGTCAGCATGCCCGCTGGAATTCTCACGCTGTATGATAGCAAGACCGGCTATATCGGCGATTCCCAGCTCTCGGCACTGCCAAAGGACGACACGCGCCTCGCCAGTTTCGCCACCGATCGCAAGGTGTCGATCAGCGAGCAACAGACCCCGACGGAGGAGATTGCCTCTTTGAAGGTTTCCGATGGCGTGATGAATGCCGTCGTTAGATATCGCCAGACGACGACATACACCGTGTCAGGCGCGCTCGATGGCGAGCGGACTGTCATCGTCGAGCATCCGATCAGGGATGGCTGGTCGTTCTCGTCGGCTGAAAGCTTCGGCAAGACGGCAACGCATCAGCGGCTCAAGGTCGTTGTGCCTGCCGGCACCGAGAAGACGCTGACAGCGATCGACGAGCAGCTTCAGAGCAACAGCTACGCGCTGGTCGATACTGACCCGGACATGCTGCTTGGATGGTCGGCCTCGACCCAAGACAAGGCGTTGACGGACAAGCTTGCAAACCTGGCGGACGCGCGCAAAAGACAGGCCGCCGTCCAGAACGATCTGGAGAGCCTCGACGGCGAAATAGAGAAAACTACCGGCGAACAGGAACGGATAAGACAGAATCTCGGTGCAGTACCTGATAATAGCGATCTGAAGAAACGCTATTTGAAGGCTCTGTCAGACAGCGAGGATCAAATCACTGCGATGAACGAAAGGCGCGCTACGGTGCAGGCAGAAAGCGATCGTCGTGGCGATGAGGTGGCGGAGATCATCAGGACATTCTGA
- a CDS encoding DUF1062 domain-containing protein, giving the protein MCNILQVRWTISPKTPPQPWIACSGCGCQKPFRSSGKIRLNANGKRLDAWLVYKCIDCDKTWNRTLFERRTVHDLTPSTLEALQRSDPDWVRAQEFDLDGLKRKAKRIDEPPDVTIRKEPICVASDWTALEIEITAKFTVNLRLDRLLASELAISRSRLQALHDAGALKAHTNRSDFLRHKPKDGLRVILDLSEATDRRAIGAAATNSDQG; this is encoded by the coding sequence ATGTGCAATATTCTTCAGGTCCGTTGGACCATTTCGCCGAAAACACCCCCTCAGCCATGGATCGCCTGCAGTGGCTGCGGATGTCAGAAACCCTTCAGATCGAGCGGCAAGATCAGACTCAACGCCAATGGCAAGCGGCTCGATGCCTGGCTCGTCTACAAATGCATCGATTGCGACAAGACGTGGAACCGGACGCTTTTCGAACGCCGGACCGTTCACGACCTCACTCCCTCCACTCTCGAGGCCCTGCAGCGTAGCGATCCGGATTGGGTGCGAGCGCAGGAATTCGATCTCGACGGGCTGAAACGCAAAGCCAAGCGCATCGACGAGCCGCCCGATGTGACCATCCGGAAGGAGCCGATATGTGTGGCAAGCGATTGGACTGCGCTGGAGATCGAAATAACAGCCAAGTTCACGGTGAACCTGCGCCTTGACCGGTTGCTGGCGTCGGAGTTGGCAATCTCGCGCTCGCGGCTCCAGGCTCTCCACGACGCAGGCGCATTGAAAGCCCATACGAACCGCAGCGACTTCCTGCGCCATAAGCCCAAGGACGGTTTGCGGGTCATTCTCGACCTGTCGGAAGCCACTGATCGTCGAGCGATAGGCGCGGCCGCCACCAATTCGGATCAGGGTTAA
- a CDS encoding NADH:ubiquinone oxidoreductase subunit NDUFA12, which translates to MWNFIVQTFTWWNGQTMGTRFATWRFGKRVGEDEFGNVYYEGGMSSYGLPKRWVIYKGYAEASAIPPGWHGWMHHRTDVPPSKENYAAKDWQKEHRANPTGSPQAYRPPGSLAVAGERPRVTGDYDAWTPGN; encoded by the coding sequence ATGTGGAATTTCATCGTACAGACATTTACCTGGTGGAACGGTCAGACCATGGGCACGCGCTTCGCGACCTGGCGTTTTGGCAAGCGTGTCGGCGAGGATGAATTCGGCAATGTCTATTACGAAGGCGGCATGTCCTCCTACGGCCTTCCGAAGCGCTGGGTGATCTACAAGGGCTATGCCGAAGCCTCGGCCATTCCTCCGGGCTGGCATGGCTGGATGCATCACCGCACCGACGTTCCGCCCTCCAAGGAAAACTACGCCGCCAAGGATTGGCAGAAGGAACATCGCGCCAATCCCACAGGTTCGCCGCAGGCTTATCGCCCGCCGGGCTCTCTGGCCGTTGCCGGCGAGCGTCCGCGCGTGACTGGCGACTACGACGCCTGGACGCCTGGCAACTGA